In Paenibacillus sp. FSL R7-0345, a single window of DNA contains:
- a CDS encoding glycoside hydrolase family 43 protein, with product MLFSNPVIPGFHPDPSICRVNDDYYLVTSTFEYYPGVPIFHSKDLVHWRQIGHCLTTPAQLPLGNAWSSGGIYAPTIRYHDGWFYMVTTNVSGVGNFYVKTRNPEGPWSAPIPVKQGGIDPSLLFDNDGRVYFQSSCNGTEGHAIYQCEIDIETGEMLTESRYIWKGTGGAHPEAPHLYKIDGWYYLMIAEGGTEYGHMETIARSRQPYGPFESCPHNPVLTNRSMDSSIQATGHADLIEAHDGSWWAVCLGIRPVAYPKAHHLGREVYLAPVTWTEEGWPLFGRDTHIDPQMEAPELPQTAWPESPVRDDFNEKQLGFDWTFLRNPLEGSWSLQERPGYLVLHGHEINLSNAGAPAFVGRRLSHFSCSIAAAMEYEPQYEGEEAGLTVFMNEKHHYDLAVTRVEGRKKAVFRKTIGSLQTEQTWDCPKGPVQLKVRAFPKTIVASLQTAQGDLIDLGWGETHLLSTEVAGGFTGVFIAMYAAGSAEGQAAPAAFDWFDYEPAEQEDSQ from the coding sequence ATGTTATTCAGCAACCCCGTAATCCCCGGGTTTCATCCCGATCCCAGCATATGCCGGGTTAATGACGACTATTATTTGGTTACCAGTACCTTTGAATATTATCCGGGGGTACCGATTTTTCATAGTAAGGACCTAGTCCATTGGCGGCAGATTGGCCATTGCCTGACCACTCCTGCGCAGCTGCCGCTGGGGAATGCTTGGAGCTCTGGAGGTATTTATGCCCCGACCATCCGTTACCATGACGGCTGGTTTTATATGGTCACTACTAACGTCAGCGGCGTCGGTAATTTCTACGTCAAAACCAGAAATCCGGAAGGGCCGTGGTCAGCTCCTATTCCTGTCAAGCAGGGCGGTATCGACCCTTCCCTCCTGTTCGATAATGATGGCCGCGTATACTTCCAGTCGTCGTGCAACGGGACTGAAGGACATGCTATCTACCAGTGTGAGATCGATATCGAAACCGGAGAGATGTTGACTGAAAGCCGGTATATCTGGAAAGGAACTGGGGGTGCTCACCCGGAAGCTCCGCATCTGTACAAGATCGACGGCTGGTATTATCTCATGATTGCAGAAGGCGGCACCGAATACGGGCATATGGAGACGATTGCGAGAAGCCGGCAGCCATACGGGCCGTTTGAGTCCTGTCCGCACAATCCGGTGCTCACTAACCGGAGTATGGACAGCAGCATCCAGGCTACCGGACACGCTGACCTGATCGAGGCACACGACGGAAGCTGGTGGGCGGTATGCCTGGGTATCAGGCCGGTTGCCTATCCGAAGGCTCATCATCTGGGGCGTGAGGTGTATCTGGCTCCTGTCACCTGGACAGAAGAGGGCTGGCCGCTATTCGGCCGCGATACACATATCGATCCGCAGATGGAAGCGCCGGAGCTGCCTCAGACTGCTTGGCCGGAGTCCCCGGTCAGAGACGATTTCAACGAGAAGCAGCTGGGCTTCGACTGGACCTTTTTGCGCAATCCCCTGGAAGGCAGCTGGTCCTTACAGGAGCGTCCGGGGTATCTGGTGCTGCACGGACATGAGATTAACCTGAGTAATGCCGGTGCTCCGGCTTTTGTCGGCCGCAGACTCAGCCATTTCTCCTGCAGCATCGCGGCGGCGATGGAGTATGAGCCGCAGTATGAGGGGGAGGAAGCCGGATTAACGGTCTTCATGAACGAAAAGCATCATTATGATCTCGCCGTAACCCGGGTAGAGGGCCGCAAAAAGGCAGTTTTCCGTAAAACGATCGGCTCTCTGCAGACCGAACAGACCTGGGATTGTCCGAAGGGGCCAGTTCAGCTTAAGGTCCGGGCCTTTCCCAAGACAATAGTCGCTTCACTTCAGACGGCACAAGGCGACCTTATTGACCTTGGCTGGGGCGAGACCCATCTGCTCAGCACAGAGGTTGCCGGAGGCTTTACCGGTGTCTTTATTGCCATGTATGCTGCGGGTTCCGCAGAGGGGCAAGCTGCTCCGGCAGCTTTTGACTGGTTCGATTATGAGCCGGCAGAGCAGGAAGACAGCCAGTAG
- a CDS encoding helix-turn-helix domain-containing protein, whose product MSNVYLNWFTTDEQFPFFIQYGGHEEDMSLHKHADFSELVIVLNGHATHVVNDEESFIKKGNVFVISGGTPHAYMAPYDFKICNIMYKAEMLKSAGPDLRTLNGYQALFVLEPFYRSINGFKSKLNLPIASLEHVSAFIAAMIKEYEEKQQGYQTMLASRFMELVVYLSRHYENQEAGTDNSLMHLASAISYIEDHYCEQISLEDIAAQSRISVRHLNRIFRAYYQTTPIAYIQRLRLELACTLLRGSRHSITEISYMCGFNDSNYLTRQFKKAYGVSPKAYRGK is encoded by the coding sequence GTGAGTAATGTCTATCTGAACTGGTTCACAACAGATGAGCAATTTCCGTTCTTTATCCAGTACGGCGGTCATGAGGAGGACATGTCGCTCCATAAGCATGCGGATTTCTCCGAGCTGGTTATCGTGCTTAACGGACACGCGACTCATGTCGTCAATGATGAGGAATCCTTTATCAAAAAAGGGAACGTCTTCGTCATCAGCGGCGGCACACCACATGCTTATATGGCGCCGTATGACTTTAAAATCTGCAACATAATGTATAAGGCAGAGATGCTAAAATCAGCAGGTCCGGATCTCAGAACCCTGAACGGCTATCAGGCGCTGTTTGTGCTGGAGCCGTTTTACCGCAGTATCAACGGGTTCAAAAGCAAGCTGAATCTGCCGATCGCCAGCCTCGAGCATGTCTCCGCCTTCATCGCAGCGATGATTAAAGAATACGAGGAGAAGCAGCAGGGCTACCAGACGATGCTAGCCTCACGGTTCATGGAGCTGGTAGTTTATCTGTCCAGGCACTATGAGAATCAGGAAGCCGGAACGGATAACAGCCTGATGCATCTGGCCAGCGCCATCTCCTACATCGAGGATCATTATTGTGAGCAGATTTCACTGGAGGATATCGCCGCGCAGTCGCGGATTTCGGTCAGGCATCTGAACCGTATCTTCCGTGCGTACTATCAGACGACCCCCATCGCCTACATCCAGCGCCTGCGGCTGGAGCTGGCCTGTACCCTGCTCCGCGGGAGCAGGCATTCCATCACGGAGATTTCCTATATGTGCGGCTTCAATGACAGCAATTATCTGACCCGCCAATTCAAAAAAGCCTACGGCGTGTCGCCGAAGGCTTATAGGGGGAAATAA
- a CDS encoding ThuA domain-containing protein, with amino-acid sequence MAKKALIVRGGWDGHEPVQVSEIFAGLLEAEDFEVEISDTLDSFKDEEKLLGLSLIVPIWTMGEISNEQLQPVLKAVASGVGLAGCHGGMCDSFRNSVEWQFMTGSQWVAHPFNDGVDYVVNMVQSSSSPLIEGIKDFKVKSEQYYLHVDPCINVLATTTFPVSEGPHSANGVITVPVVYTKKWGEGRVFYNSLGHHADIFDIPEAKELMRRGFVWAAR; translated from the coding sequence ATGGCTAAAAAAGCACTGATTGTAAGAGGCGGCTGGGACGGGCATGAACCGGTGCAGGTATCGGAAATTTTCGCGGGACTGCTGGAGGCAGAGGACTTTGAGGTAGAAATCTCCGACACGCTGGATAGCTTCAAGGATGAAGAAAAGCTGCTCGGGCTCAGTCTGATCGTCCCGATCTGGACTATGGGCGAGATCAGTAACGAGCAGCTGCAGCCTGTGCTGAAGGCGGTAGCTTCAGGCGTAGGGCTGGCAGGCTGTCACGGCGGGATGTGCGATTCCTTCCGCAACAGTGTCGAATGGCAATTTATGACCGGATCACAATGGGTAGCCCATCCGTTCAATGACGGGGTGGATTATGTGGTCAACATGGTGCAGTCCAGCTCCAGTCCGCTAATCGAGGGAATTAAGGATTTCAAAGTAAAGTCGGAGCAGTATTACCTGCATGTGGATCCGTGCATTAATGTCCTGGCGACCACAACATTTCCGGTCAGCGAAGGCCCTCATTCTGCCAATGGCGTAATCACCGTGCCGGTTGTGTACACCAAGAAGTGGGGCGAAGGCCGCGTATTCTATAACTCCCTGGGCCATCATGCGGATATCTTCGATATTCCGGAAGCAAAGGAACTGATGCGCAGAGGGTTTGTGTGGGCAGCGAGATAA
- a CDS encoding AraC family transcriptional regulator codes for MKAFHENRMYPSSLPFSSWRVSNINFLAHWHTDLEFVYVCEGSIRMGINLESRVLYKGDMAFCSSGDIHYYDSTDRESVIQLVIFNPQLIASPGGWPKDVRLTDPFICTEVQNQAGIAASGKADISRLMLQLEHEFNDKLPHYEQVITGQLNELCGLLLRHLPTEPADQKKDMRRMSSMKVMQNVLDYLEDHFAEVITLEDAARQAEMSLFYFSRFFKSTTGMSYISYLNHIRVNKAEEMLLSSDKPIIDIALDCGFTNVRTFNRVFKQFRNSTPSSYR; via the coding sequence ATGAAGGCTTTTCACGAAAACCGCATGTATCCGTCCAGCCTTCCGTTCAGCTCATGGCGTGTGAGCAATATTAATTTCCTGGCGCATTGGCATACCGATCTGGAATTTGTGTATGTATGTGAGGGGTCCATCCGTATGGGCATTAATCTGGAGAGCCGTGTGCTCTATAAAGGTGATATGGCCTTTTGCAGCAGCGGGGACATTCATTATTACGACAGCACGGACCGGGAATCGGTCATTCAGCTCGTTATTTTCAACCCTCAGCTGATTGCAAGTCCCGGCGGCTGGCCTAAGGACGTGCGGCTGACAGACCCTTTTATCTGCACAGAGGTCCAGAATCAGGCAGGCATTGCAGCTTCCGGGAAGGCCGACATTTCCAGGCTTATGCTTCAGCTGGAGCATGAGTTTAACGATAAGCTGCCTCACTACGAGCAGGTCATTACCGGTCAGCTGAACGAGCTCTGCGGACTCTTGCTGCGCCATCTGCCTACAGAACCGGCCGACCAGAAAAAAGACATGCGGCGGATGAGCAGTATGAAGGTAATGCAGAACGTACTTGATTATCTGGAAGACCATTTTGCAGAGGTCATTACTTTGGAGGATGCAGCAAGACAGGCGGAGATGAGTCTGTTCTACTTCTCAAGATTCTTCAAAAGCACCACCGGCATGAGCTACATCTCTTACCTGAATCATATACGGGTCAACAAAGCCGAAGAAATGCTCCTCAGCAGCGACAAGCCGATTATCGATATCGCGCTCGACTGCGGGTTTACGAATGTCCGGACCTTTAACCGGGTATTCAAACAGTTCAGGAATAGTACACCTTCAAGTTACCGGTAA
- a CDS encoding ABC transporter substrate-binding protein: MSHKVSKKLGAALLAGLLLVSAGCSNSGNNAADSTNGNSGNDTEPVTFTFFGADASPNWNNMQDDVGKEIIAKTGVTLQAEFDVGGGGGQDRIAMMAASGEYPDIIFAKGEIGKLVDAEALMDLTDLIDKHAPNIKKVMEGNMNRMKYSKDNEAIYSIPTNVGVGEQKFDATNGFQIQHRVLKELGYPEVRTVKDFENVLKEYYAKHPTTDGQPTIPMTLNADGWKIMITVTNQGDITTGGANDGEYYVNPETYETMLHYKKPEEKEYFRWLNHMYNEGLLDKDSFVQKDDQYKAKIASGRVLGLSSVEWEYQDAENALKSAGKDEYTYAHFPVTLNEEYKDHAMQAVGVDGYGISITTACEDPVRAIKFLDWLSSEEGQVLRNWGVEGKTYNVENGKRVMPAEILDQKVNDAGNFTKNTGVGLYSIFGVRYGDGVKDSTDNYYTTNFPEQILAEYSDAEKESLAAYNATTWKDLFPAEDKFPVKEWGALYNMPVPTDGDYQVIYQKTQDIVQKRIPEAILSGTADFDKIYDDFIAELNKAGAEKMEKEYTELVKARVSLFTGKDVK, from the coding sequence ATGAGTCATAAGGTATCGAAAAAGCTGGGGGCAGCTCTGCTGGCAGGCTTACTGCTGGTATCGGCCGGCTGCAGCAATTCCGGGAACAACGCAGCAGACAGTACGAACGGGAACAGCGGTAATGATACGGAGCCGGTGACCTTTACGTTTTTTGGAGCAGATGCCAGCCCGAACTGGAATAACATGCAGGACGATGTAGGCAAAGAAATTATAGCGAAGACCGGTGTTACCTTACAGGCGGAATTTGATGTCGGCGGCGGGGGCGGACAGGATCGGATTGCCATGATGGCCGCAAGCGGCGAGTACCCGGATATTATTTTCGCCAAAGGGGAGATTGGCAAGCTGGTGGATGCGGAAGCCCTTATGGATCTGACTGATCTGATCGATAAGCACGCGCCCAATATCAAAAAGGTCATGGAAGGCAACATGAACCGCATGAAATACAGCAAGGACAACGAAGCGATTTACTCGATTCCGACGAATGTCGGCGTAGGCGAACAGAAATTTGACGCAACCAACGGCTTCCAGATTCAGCACCGGGTTCTTAAGGAACTCGGCTATCCTGAAGTGAGAACGGTCAAGGATTTTGAGAATGTGCTCAAAGAATATTATGCCAAGCATCCAACGACTGACGGCCAGCCGACCATCCCGATGACACTGAATGCCGACGGGTGGAAGATCATGATTACCGTAACCAACCAGGGGGATATCACGACTGGCGGGGCCAATGATGGAGAGTATTATGTGAACCCGGAGACGTATGAGACGATGCTTCACTACAAAAAACCGGAGGAGAAGGAGTATTTCCGCTGGCTGAATCACATGTACAATGAGGGGCTGCTCGATAAGGACTCTTTTGTGCAAAAGGATGACCAGTACAAAGCGAAAATTGCCAGCGGCCGCGTGCTTGGTCTCAGCTCAGTGGAGTGGGAATACCAGGATGCGGAGAATGCCCTGAAGTCTGCCGGCAAAGACGAGTATACGTACGCGCATTTCCCTGTTACCTTAAATGAAGAATACAAGGATCATGCAATGCAGGCTGTCGGCGTAGACGGCTACGGTATCAGCATTACTACCGCCTGTGAAGATCCGGTCCGGGCGATCAAGTTCCTGGACTGGCTGTCCTCGGAGGAAGGGCAGGTGCTGAGAAACTGGGGTGTTGAAGGCAAAACCTACAATGTGGAGAACGGGAAACGGGTGATGCCGGCCGAAATTCTCGATCAGAAGGTTAATGATGCAGGCAATTTCACCAAAAATACCGGGGTTGGCTTGTATTCCATTTTTGGAGTCCGTTATGGAGACGGTGTGAAGGATTCTACGGATAATTACTATACTACCAACTTCCCGGAACAGATCCTGGCCGAATACTCGGATGCGGAGAAGGAATCTCTGGCCGCGTATAACGCAACCACCTGGAAGGACCTGTTCCCTGCCGAAGACAAATTCCCGGTAAAAGAGTGGGGTGCACTCTACAATATGCCTGTACCGACGGACGGAGACTATCAGGTCATCTACCAGAAGACCCAGGATATTGTCCAAAAGCGGATTCCGGAAGCCATCCTCTCCGGCACAGCCGACTTTGATAAAATCTATGATGACTTTATTGCCGAGCTGAACAAGGCCGGTGCCGAGAAGATGGAGAAGGAATATACAGAGCTGGTTAAAGCGAGAGTGTCGCTGTTTACCGGCAAGGATGTTAAATAG
- a CDS encoding GNAT family N-acetyltransferase, translating to MQFKLYTDVHAFYKDTYDVLMRHEAQNLIPLGNIIMGHEGKDKTDWRDPVNWLMATISDDKGIQLTAIMTPPHNITLYATDNNINPEAVSCLIEGLKDRDIPGVTTEKTLAEYFAKEYTLSKGITFKTVMNQRIYELTAVNPGIQKPGIVRLLENKDIHFFPYWAEAFNAAAIYGKTEMSIPQEAGPYLYRIESKKLYILEDNGIPVSMAGYTRVMQTAIGVAFVYTPPYERSKGYATSIVAQISQLALDKGFTKCVLYTDLANPTSNSIYQKIGYKPVCDSLQLQFEYAD from the coding sequence ATGCAGTTCAAGTTGTATACGGATGTGCATGCGTTTTACAAGGATACCTATGATGTGCTGATGCGTCATGAAGCGCAAAATTTGATTCCTCTTGGCAATATCATCATGGGACATGAAGGAAAAGATAAAACAGACTGGCGTGACCCTGTAAACTGGCTTATGGCAACGATTTCGGATGACAAGGGCATACAGCTTACCGCCATAATGACGCCGCCGCACAATATTACGCTTTATGCAACAGACAACAACATTAATCCGGAAGCTGTAAGCTGTCTCATCGAGGGGCTGAAAGACCGTGATATTCCAGGTGTGACCACCGAAAAAACGCTGGCAGAATATTTTGCCAAGGAATATACCCTGAGCAAGGGAATAACGTTTAAAACAGTAATGAACCAGCGTATATACGAACTCACGGCAGTAAACCCGGGCATTCAAAAGCCTGGTATTGTTCGATTGCTCGAGAATAAGGATATTCATTTTTTCCCATACTGGGCGGAAGCATTCAATGCAGCGGCGATTTATGGTAAGACAGAAATGTCCATCCCGCAAGAGGCAGGCCCATACCTTTACCGGATAGAATCGAAAAAACTCTATATTTTAGAGGACAATGGCATCCCCGTTTCTATGGCGGGATACACAAGGGTAATGCAGACAGCTATTGGTGTGGCCTTTGTATATACTCCTCCATATGAGCGCAGCAAGGGCTACGCAACTTCCATTGTGGCGCAAATAAGCCAGCTGGCATTGGATAAGGGATTTACCAAATGCGTCTTATATACAGACCTGGCAAATCCCACATCTAACAGCATCTATCAAAAGATTGGCTATAAGCCGGTTTGTGATTCGCTCCAGCTGCAATTTGAGTATGCTGATTGA
- a CDS encoding glycoside hydrolase family 43 protein, protein MSSVKPNQPLVKHIFTADPSAHVFENKIYIYPSHDLDHDGPDNDNGDQYKMEDYHVLSLDNFDSPAVDHGEALHLRDVPWASAQMWAPDAAYKNNQYYLYFPARDKDGIFRIGVATSPTPAGPFKAEPDYIQGSYSIDPAVLVDEDDQAYIYFGGLWGGQLEKWQTGTFQPEQTEGPPADQPAIGPRVAKLSEDMLSFADELQEISIIDEDGNPITAGDEDRRYFEGPWVHKYNGYYYLSYSTGSTHKLVYGISRSPLGPFTYKGIILTPVIGWTTHHSIVQFEDKWYLFYHDSSLSEGVNHKRCVKYTELKYNEDGTIQTIDPYPAAE, encoded by the coding sequence ATGAGCAGCGTCAAACCTAACCAACCGCTAGTAAAGCATATTTTTACAGCCGATCCGTCCGCCCATGTGTTTGAAAATAAAATCTACATTTACCCGTCACATGACCTGGACCATGACGGTCCGGATAATGATAACGGTGACCAGTATAAAATGGAGGATTATCATGTGCTGTCGCTGGACAACTTCGATTCTCCTGCTGTGGACCATGGCGAAGCGCTGCATCTGAGAGATGTACCATGGGCTTCAGCCCAGATGTGGGCGCCGGATGCGGCGTATAAGAACAACCAGTATTATCTGTACTTTCCGGCGCGGGACAAGGACGGAATCTTCCGGATCGGCGTAGCCACCTCACCGACTCCGGCCGGACCGTTCAAGGCGGAACCGGACTACATTCAAGGCAGCTACAGCATTGACCCTGCTGTGTTGGTGGATGAGGATGATCAGGCCTATATTTACTTCGGCGGACTGTGGGGAGGCCAGCTGGAGAAATGGCAGACCGGCACCTTCCAGCCGGAGCAGACCGAAGGGCCCCCTGCAGACCAGCCGGCAATCGGGCCGCGCGTAGCCAAGCTAAGCGAGGATATGCTCTCTTTTGCAGACGAGCTGCAGGAGATTTCGATCATCGACGAGGATGGCAATCCGATTACTGCGGGTGACGAGGACCGAAGATATTTTGAGGGGCCATGGGTTCACAAATATAACGGCTACTACTACCTGTCCTACTCAACAGGCTCAACGCACAAGCTGGTGTACGGGATCAGCCGCAGCCCGCTTGGACCGTTTACTTATAAAGGCATCATTCTTACCCCGGTCATCGGCTGGACCACGCATCACTCGATCGTCCAGTTTGAGGATAAATGGTACCTGTTCTATCATGACAGCTCCTTGTCGGAAGGTGTGAACCACAAGCGCTGCGTGAAATACACGGAGCTGAAATATAATGAGGATGGCACCATTCAGACGATCGATCCCTACCCGGCCGCAGAATAA
- a CDS encoding Gfo/Idh/MocA family oxidoreductase yields MDKVKVGIVGCGNISGIYFENLTKLFVNTEVYACADVFKERAEEAAEKYGVPHVWSTEELLASPEIQIVVNLTTPKGHFDVCKQALLAGKHVYVEKPLSLELAHGQELVDLAAEKGLMLGCAPDTFLGAGIQTCRKLIDDGFIGEPVAASAFMVCHGHESWHPDPEFYYQAGGGPMFDMGPYYLTALVSLLGPAATVAGMTKTSFAQRTITSEKKFGKQIDVEVPTHVAGTVQFASGAVATMITSFDVWDSTLPRIEIYGTRGTLIVPDPNTFGGPVLLKPAGGAGFMEIPLVHNYAGNSRGIGVADIADCITSGNRPRAGGELANHVLEIMHAFHTSSDTKRYAELATSCEQPRPLPLGLIKGYIG; encoded by the coding sequence TTGGATAAAGTAAAAGTCGGGATTGTCGGCTGCGGGAATATCAGCGGGATTTATTTTGAAAACCTGACCAAGCTGTTCGTCAATACAGAGGTTTATGCCTGCGCTGATGTGTTTAAGGAACGGGCAGAAGAGGCTGCGGAAAAATACGGTGTGCCGCATGTATGGTCCACAGAGGAGCTGCTTGCTTCACCGGAGATTCAGATTGTAGTCAATCTGACCACTCCGAAAGGACACTTTGATGTATGCAAGCAGGCTCTGCTGGCCGGCAAGCATGTCTATGTTGAGAAGCCGCTGTCGCTGGAGCTTGCGCACGGGCAGGAGCTTGTAGATCTGGCTGCGGAAAAAGGGCTGATGCTAGGCTGCGCACCGGATACCTTCCTGGGGGCTGGAATCCAGACCTGCCGCAAGCTGATTGACGACGGATTTATCGGCGAACCGGTGGCAGCTTCAGCGTTCATGGTCTGCCACGGGCATGAGAGCTGGCATCCGGACCCTGAATTTTATTACCAGGCAGGCGGCGGGCCGATGTTCGATATGGGACCTTATTATCTCACGGCGCTCGTATCGCTGCTGGGTCCCGCTGCAACGGTCGCGGGCATGACTAAAACTTCCTTTGCCCAGCGGACCATTACCAGTGAAAAGAAATTCGGCAAGCAGATTGATGTCGAGGTGCCGACACATGTCGCCGGAACAGTGCAATTTGCCAGCGGGGCTGTTGCCACAATGATCACAAGCTTCGATGTATGGGACAGCACGCTGCCCCGCATCGAAATCTATGGCACCCGGGGAACCCTGATCGTTCCCGATCCCAACACCTTCGGCGGGCCGGTCCTGCTGAAGCCGGCAGGCGGCGCCGGATTCATGGAAATCCCGCTGGTGCACAACTACGCCGGCAACAGCCGGGGGATCGGAGTAGCCGATATTGCAGACTGTATCACTAGCGGCAACCGTCCGCGGGCAGGCGGCGAGCTTGCCAATCATGTGCTGGAGATTATGCACGCCTTCCACACCAGCTCGGATACGAAGCGTTACGCAGAGCTTGCCACCAGCTGTGAGCAGCCAAGACCGCTGCCGCTTGGGCTGATCAAGGGCTACATTGGCTAG